TAGTAATGATGCAATAATCACCTGAAGTTGGCTGGCGCAGTTATAGCAGCAGAACATGTGTCCACAAGGACAGAAAGCAGCATTGATCTCCTGTTCGCAGCACAAAGCACAGGTCAGGGCTTCTTGTAGTATTTGGAGCTTTTCCTTCAGAATGTGAGTTTCCCTGCAGCCAACGCACATTCGCTTCTCCCTTTCAACTTTTGTCTGTCTCAGCGGCGAACTGTCTCTTGGGCTCTCACATCCATTCACAGCCATCCCTGTTTTGAACAGGGCTCGCCGGGCACGGTCATACACTTCTTTGGATGTGCGCTGGATGTCAAAGATGTACCTTTTACCAAGGTCAATGCTTTCATTGAGGAAGAGGGACGCCAGGTGACCCTTGAAGTCACGGCTATATTGCATCTTCACTGTGCTCATTACGGTGTCACACCTGAAGAGTTAAGTTCaaattgtgttaaataaaacacatttattaaaattgttttattgttcTAAAAACGTATGTATTGATCACTAATGAAGCTCATAAGGTTTCTGTTTTGCGCCAAATTCAGTAATTAAACAGTTCAATTTTTgttaacaaaaactaaaatgaaaatgacattaaaatatattttcttactgaaataaaattaaaaagtagcatAACTGGGAAATCAAAAACTTAACTACAATACATTTAACATTCAATTTAaaactaaatagaaataaattaaaaattaaatgctagAACAACCCTGGTTGAACAGAATAAACAGAAACAGTAAATGCTTaaattgttttttcttttgaaatccCTTTACTCAAGTAAGTCTAATAGAATTTTAACAGTATTCACCTGTAGAAGGCGTGAATCTCCGTGATAGCGCGATACAGACCATTGGCAGCACAGGGACTGATGAACTTAAAAAGGAGAACCACACTGTCCCCATTGTCCTTTGTGATGGTCACATACACATTCCTTCCAGACTGAGTGGCCATTTGAATGACTGGATATACGATTCTGAAAAAAGAGacacttttaaaggtgccctagattcaaaaatttaatttacgtcagcatagttgaataacaagagttcagtacatggaaatgacatacagtgagtctcaaactccactgtttcctccttcttatataaatctcatttgtttacgtaacagtcggggtgtacgcccccaatatttgcatatgccagcccatgttcaaagcattacacaagggcagtcagtattaatgtctggatctgtgcacagctgaatcatcagactaggtaagcaagcaaggacaatagcgaaaaatggcagatggagcaataataactgacatgacccatgataacatgatatttttaatgatatttgtaaattgtctttctaaatgttttgttagcatgttgctaatgtactgttaaatgtggttaaagttactgtcgtttcttactgtattcacggagacaagagccgtcgctattttcattattaaacacttgcagtctgtataattcataaacacaacttcattctttataaatctctccaacagtgtagcattagccgttagccacggagcacagcctcaaactcattcataaacaaatgtaaacatccaaataaatactatactcacaggaatcaaTGTATGCATGGTGAATACttcgtaaagatccattttgaggattatattagctgtgcgaactttgtgtttgctgtttaaggcagttgagagctcgcgggggcgggggagcgggaaatttaaaggggccgcacgctTAATCAGTGCATATGTAATAATGGctcaaaataagcagttaaaaaattaataaaaaaaaatctatggggtattttgagctgaaacttcacagacatgtTCAAGGGAAagcttagacttatattacatcttttgaaaaggcaTCTCTAGGGCACTTTTAATCAGAAATTATggtataaaaaacatttattttaaatctctaaatgacataattatttcttatataagatatatatatatacctttcAACAGTGGTGAAATCTGTCTTGCAGACAAACAGGCCCTCTGGTCCAACCCCGATGAGTAAATCCTGTCCCTCAGAATCACGTGCAGAGTGCCACTCGACGCCATAGTAGTTGAGAGAGGAAACCAGCTGCAGGGCTTGATATTCTGCTGAAGCCTGACTAACACCCTCCAGTGCCTTATGCCTCGAAACAATACTATAAAAACAAGAAAGACACCACTGTTATTCCACAAAACTATCAGAATCACTTCCTTTTTCATTCTTACTGTATCCAAAGGAATGCTTTGTGTTATTTGGAGGAAGAACAAATGTTATTCTGACTGAGAATATAGACTTCCCAGTGTTCTTACTTGTTGATGGTGTCATGGCTGGGCTCTTGACCGTAGATCTGGGAGTAGCAGTATTTGGCTGTATTATGTTTGTAATCTCCAAACTCTGCCTGAGCCAGTAGTGCACAGAGCTCGATCGCCTGCTCCGCGTCCAATCGCAAGCTTCCTTTGAAAAGCTCCGCCTTCACATGAATCAGAAACAAATGTCTGCAAAGCAACAGAAAATACAAGGAAAACACTGagtaaatctacattttgaaaCAAATCACTGGTCTGTTCAATGAGGAACAAGAAGCGCATTAATCAAATCTATACATTTACACACTAATGTATTTTATTGTTCTCATATGATAAATGGATGATGTATACAATATAGAGACagaaaaaggcaagaaaaaaaggcaagaatAGTCTAGTTTGGCTGAAACTCTATAAATGTGGACATAATCATAAAGCAAGCTTCAGCTTCTGACTGAAATTTGCTGAATCATCAGTACAAACTTTAGTGCCCTGAGGGAATAGGAAACTTTCAGAACTCCACCTCATAAccctactgtatcatatttgataggTGAATTTCTAAGGCATCTAAATGATCAACATAAAACAATATTCTACATGCTTTCTGCACTCTGATCAATAGTTCATACTTTTTAGCAAGTTAGAAATATTTCAGGATGAACatttactggactgaagcaacaTGAAGtttatgtatacatttttttaaataatgttaaaatgtaagtatGAAATATGATATAACAGgcttattgcattgcattatatgctTTGCAAACTACAGTGCACTAATTATAAAACtatgcatttaaatataatcttaCTAAGACACATTACTGGGAGATATAGagtgacaactgatatttacatgcattttatcaaaatttcattttactttttggccatataaataaCAACATCTGCACCAACAtctgcatatttttgctcagtttggacCACTGTTTTTTCTCCACAAGTATGAGCAccatattctcactatatcatATACTATAAGGGCCACAAATGCCTgcagtatcaaatatgatacaaaacataatatatatatatatatatatatatatatatatatatatatatatatatatatgttgtctAAAGTTTCAATAAACTGTTCCATCCACTATTATttaggctttacagggttaattGAGATATTTGCTTCACAATACTGTGAAGATATAAGCTTTTTTCAGTCGTCCCATTATAATATAGTTGTATCTCACAGACGCATTCATGCACTGTCAGCCCACTGATATTATCTAAAAAATGAGCTGGCGTGAAGCCAGGTTTACTCAGCAGTCTAAACCCAGTGAACTTTAGTAACAGAAGCAGACTTGTAAATTCTGGCACATATTTTTATAACCTGACATAAATCACTTGTAAATGTGAAAAAAGGGAAGAAATAGTATAATACATTTAGTAAACTTTACAATAATGCAGATCAAACCTATTGCCAATTGAAGTATgctctcacaaaaaaaaaatacaataagtCTATTAGTCAATATGTATT
The Chanodichthys erythropterus isolate Z2021 chromosome 2, ASM2448905v1, whole genome shotgun sequence DNA segment above includes these coding regions:
- the mylipb gene encoding E3 ubiquitin-protein ligase MYLIP-B isoform X1 is translated as MLCLITRPDSVVLEVEVDPKANGEDILNKHITECRCSLIAHYHFKSPSYICRKMGIIEVDYFGLQFTGTKGEILWMNLRNRISQQVDCLSPCRLRLRVKFFVEPHLILQEQTRHLFLIHVKAELFKGSLRLDAEQAIELCALLAQAEFGDYKHNTAKYCYSQIYGQEPSHDTINNIVSRHKALEGVSQASAEYQALQLVSSLNYYGVEWHSARDSEGQDLLIGVGPEGLFVCKTDFTTVERIVYPVIQMATQSGRNVYVTITKDNGDSVVLLFKFISPCAANGLYRAITEIHAFYRCDTVMSTVKMQYSRDFKGHLASLFLNESIDLGKRYIFDIQRTSKEVYDRARRALFKTGMAVNGCESPRDSSPLRQTKVEREKRMCVGCRETHILKEKLQILQEALTCALCCEQEINAAFCPCGHMFCCYNCASQLQCCPVCRSEVDRVQHVYLPTCANLLGLAEAKTATFSVPRGTAMSEDCANKENTCQL
- the mylipb gene encoding E3 ubiquitin-protein ligase MYLIP-B isoform X2, translating into MLCLITRPDSVVLEVEVDPKANGEDILNKICRKMGIIEVDYFGLQFTGTKGEILWMNLRNRISQQVDCLSPCRLRLRVKFFVEPHLILQEQTRHLFLIHVKAELFKGSLRLDAEQAIELCALLAQAEFGDYKHNTAKYCYSQIYGQEPSHDTINNIVSRHKALEGVSQASAEYQALQLVSSLNYYGVEWHSARDSEGQDLLIGVGPEGLFVCKTDFTTVERIVYPVIQMATQSGRNVYVTITKDNGDSVVLLFKFISPCAANGLYRAITEIHAFYRCDTVMSTVKMQYSRDFKGHLASLFLNESIDLGKRYIFDIQRTSKEVYDRARRALFKTGMAVNGCESPRDSSPLRQTKVEREKRMCVGCRETHILKEKLQILQEALTCALCCEQEINAAFCPCGHMFCCYNCASQLQCCPVCRSEVDRVQHVYLPTCANLLGLAEAKTATFSVPRGTAMSEDCANKENTCQL